A single region of the Halobacterium wangiae genome encodes:
- a CDS encoding nicotinate phosphoribosyltransferase yields the protein MTFDIVGADAIADGRATDAYFERTEATLDHAGKNPRVVAEVTADQFPTGEFELFAGAKDAAHLLEGLPVDVEALPEGTLFDGGPVMRIEGQYRDFARYETSLLGFLSHASGVATAALEVRRAAPDSQVLSFGARHVHPAIAAMVERSALVGGLDGFSHVAAGDVLGREAGGTMPHSLLICFGRGNQEAAWRAFDEAVSPDVPRVALCDTYSDEKDEVLRAVDELGENLDAVRLDTTSSRRGNFRHIVREIQWELDVRGRGDVDVFLSGGLGPEELRDLRDVADGFGVGGHVSNADPVDFALDIVELDGEPAAKRGKLSGKKDVYRTRDGGHHIALAGRPGPTDGSTLMEPLVRDGEIVQAFDVDAAAARAVDDAETVDF from the coding sequence GTCGGCGCCGACGCCATCGCCGACGGCCGCGCGACCGACGCCTACTTCGAACGGACGGAGGCCACCCTCGACCACGCCGGGAAGAACCCTCGCGTGGTCGCGGAGGTGACCGCAGACCAGTTCCCGACCGGCGAGTTCGAACTGTTCGCCGGCGCGAAGGACGCCGCCCACCTCCTCGAGGGACTCCCGGTGGACGTCGAGGCGCTCCCCGAGGGGACGCTGTTCGACGGCGGACCAGTGATGCGAATCGAGGGCCAGTACCGCGACTTCGCGCGCTACGAGACGTCGCTGCTGGGGTTCCTCTCGCACGCCTCCGGCGTCGCCACCGCCGCTCTCGAAGTCCGGCGCGCCGCTCCGGACTCGCAGGTGTTGAGCTTCGGCGCGCGCCACGTCCACCCCGCTATCGCCGCGATGGTCGAGCGCTCCGCGCTCGTCGGCGGCCTCGACGGCTTCTCGCACGTCGCTGCCGGGGACGTCCTCGGCCGGGAGGCCGGCGGCACGATGCCCCACTCGCTGCTCATCTGCTTCGGGCGCGGCAACCAGGAGGCGGCGTGGCGGGCCTTCGACGAGGCCGTCTCCCCGGATGTCCCGCGCGTCGCGCTCTGTGACACGTACTCCGACGAGAAGGACGAGGTGTTGCGGGCCGTCGACGAACTCGGCGAGAATCTCGACGCCGTCCGCCTCGATACCACCTCGTCGCGACGCGGGAACTTCCGGCACATCGTCCGGGAGATACAGTGGGAACTCGACGTCCGCGGCCGCGGCGACGTCGACGTCTTCCTCAGCGGTGGCCTCGGCCCGGAGGAACTCCGGGACCTGCGGGACGTCGCGGACGGCTTCGGCGTCGGCGGCCACGTGTCGAACGCCGACCCCGTGGACTTCGCACTCGACATCGTCGAACTCGACGGCGAACCCGCCGCCAAGCGGGGGAAGCTCTCCGGGAAGAAGGACGTCTACCGGACGCGGGACGGCGGCCACCACATCGCGCTCGCGGGTCGCCCCGGTCCGACGGACGGCTCGACGCTGATGGAACCGCTCGTCCGCGACGGCGAGATCGTCCAGGCGTTCGACGTGGACGCCGCTGCGGCGCGCGCGGTCGACGACGCAGAAACTGTCGACTTCTAG
- a CDS encoding TIGR00296 family protein: protein MAEAQSVTLSFEDGARTVELARESVEAFVRNGQREQPGSMRDAFYNRTSAFVRLESTQGRGRLRGCAGAQDSARELGNGSQQLGHAIVEASIKAASEASCGSEVEAAELPNLRVSVCTVSNLVLTDDPVEDIELGVHGVAIDGDGQHGWMYPTLPVENDWSVFEYLDRTCRKAGLPNGAWEDDDVMVTLFEGQVFRETDEDSEEPVEELTA, encoded by the coding sequence ATGGCCGAGGCCCAGTCAGTAACACTCTCCTTCGAGGATGGCGCTCGGACCGTCGAACTAGCACGAGAATCGGTCGAGGCGTTCGTCCGGAACGGACAGCGAGAGCAGCCAGGCAGCATGCGGGACGCGTTCTACAACCGCACGAGTGCGTTCGTCCGCCTCGAGTCGACGCAGGGTCGTGGCCGCCTCCGTGGCTGCGCCGGGGCCCAGGACTCGGCGCGCGAACTCGGGAACGGCTCCCAGCAGCTCGGCCACGCCATCGTCGAGGCGTCCATCAAGGCCGCCAGCGAGGCGTCGTGTGGCTCAGAAGTAGAGGCCGCCGAACTCCCGAACCTCCGCGTCTCCGTCTGCACGGTGTCGAACCTCGTGCTGACGGACGACCCGGTCGAGGACATCGAACTCGGCGTCCACGGCGTCGCCATCGACGGCGACGGCCAGCACGGCTGGATGTATCCGACGCTCCCCGTCGAGAACGACTGGAGCGTCTTCGAGTACCTCGACCGCACCTGCCGGAAGGCCGGGCTGCCGAACGGCGCGTGGGAGGACGACGACGTGATGGTGACGCTGTTCGAGGGCCAGGTGTTCCGGGAGACCGACGAGGACAGCGAGGAGCCGGTCGAAGAGCTGACCGCCTAG
- a CDS encoding aminopeptidase, translated as MDPRVEEHAEVLVEWSARVEEGDNVVLNVGPDAHELAVAVAEKVGERGANLHTAYSSGEVGRAYALAHDGDFEEDPDHVLALMENADVVLSIGGGRNASEGSDVPPEVQQAQSKARQGIREAYMDTDWVGTVHPTRSLAQQANMSYEEYREFAYDAILRDWESLADEMAKMKDVLDAGSEVRIVKEDTDLTMSIENRVAVNSAASVAYDSHNLPSGEVFTAPAATEGEVFFDVPMTIRGERVQDVHLTFEDGEVVDYSAAENESVIGDILDTDDGAKRLGELGIGMNRGIDQFTDSILFDEKMGDTIHLALGRAYGSNFPEGHEDEANDSAVHVDMITDVSEDSFLEVDGEVVQRDGTFRWEDGFDADA; from the coding sequence ATGGACCCCCGCGTCGAGGAACACGCCGAGGTACTGGTAGAGTGGAGCGCGCGCGTCGAGGAGGGCGACAACGTCGTCCTGAACGTCGGCCCGGACGCCCACGAGCTCGCCGTCGCCGTAGCCGAGAAGGTCGGCGAGCGCGGCGCGAACCTCCACACCGCCTACTCGTCGGGCGAGGTGGGTCGCGCGTACGCGCTGGCCCACGACGGCGACTTCGAGGAGGACCCCGACCACGTGCTCGCGCTCATGGAGAACGCCGACGTCGTGCTCTCCATCGGCGGCGGCCGGAACGCGAGCGAGGGGTCGGACGTCCCGCCGGAGGTCCAGCAGGCCCAGTCGAAGGCCCGTCAGGGCATCCGGGAGGCGTACATGGACACCGACTGGGTGGGCACCGTCCACCCGACGCGGTCGCTCGCCCAGCAGGCGAACATGTCCTACGAGGAGTACCGGGAGTTCGCTTACGACGCCATCCTCCGCGATTGGGAGTCCCTCGCCGACGAGATGGCGAAGATGAAGGACGTCCTCGACGCGGGCAGCGAGGTTCGCATCGTCAAGGAGGACACCGACCTCACGATGAGCATCGAGAACCGCGTCGCGGTGAACTCCGCGGCCTCGGTCGCCTACGACTCCCACAACCTCCCCTCCGGTGAGGTGTTCACCGCGCCTGCGGCCACGGAGGGCGAGGTGTTCTTCGACGTGCCGATGACCATCCGCGGCGAGCGCGTCCAGGACGTCCACCTGACGTTCGAGGACGGCGAGGTCGTCGACTACTCGGCGGCCGAGAACGAGAGCGTGATCGGCGACATCCTGGACACCGACGACGGCGCGAAGCGACTCGGCGAACTCGGCATCGGGATGAACCGCGGCATCGACCAGTTCACGGACTCCATCCTCTTCGACGAGAAGATGGGCGACACCATCCACCTCGCGCTCGGCCGCGCGTACGGGTCGAACTTTCCGGAGGGCCACGAGGACGAGGCCAACGACTCCGCGGTCCACGTGGACATGATCACGGACGTGAGCGAGGACTCGTTCCTGGAGGTAGACGGCGAAGTGGTGCAGCGCGACGGGACGTTCCGGTGGGAGGACGGGTTCGACGCCGACGCGTAA
- a CDS encoding valine--tRNA ligase — protein sequence MTELPDSYDPDRIEPKWQDEWQDSNVYEYDPADADTSYIVDTPPPYPTGNLHIGNALGWCYMDFVARFHRLQGDAVLFPQGWDCHGLPTEVKVEENHDIHRTDVSRQEFREMCIEHTDEQIAAMKETMRELGYSQDWDAEFRTMDPEYWGKTQESFVRMADQEMVYRDEHPVNWCPRCETAIADAEVENVDREGTLYYVTFDGVGNDDIEIATTRPELLAACVGMAVSPDDERYTDRVGDTFEVPLFGQEVELVADADVDPEFGTGAVMICTFGDKQDVDWWAEYDLDLRSVFTEDGHLNDQAGEFAGLGIDEAKDEIADALDDEGYLGDSEPTEQSVGACWRCDTPIEILSKEQWFVEVDQDLVLEKAAEVDWIPDHMHDRLVDWTEGMEWDWVVSRQRVFATPIPAWECADCGHWHIASPEKTPVDPTEEGPAVGACPECGGTEWTGERDVMDTWMDSSITPLHISGWPEEIDLDEFEPVSLRPQGHDIIRTWAFYTLLRTGALTDEKPWEDALINGMVFGADGNKMSKSRGNVVAPSEVVEEHSADAFRQAMALGGQPGSDVQFQWKEAKSASRFLTKLWNIVKFAESHFDEGTPDIADPAYRDADRWLLSELTRVSDDVEREMENYRFDAALRRLREFVWEDLADDYVELVKGRLYNGRPGERDAAEKTLYTAVTAVVRLLSPFSPHATEEIWRSLPGTEGSVHQADWPDVDLLDEDAEVAGRRIAETASEIRAWKSEQGMPLNADLDRVELYFDGDDNHLDTYDLSETVNAPIKLASGRPDIELVPVDVDGDDSKIGPEFRSDAGAVMAALDAADPAEIQAQIHSGDTVTVESDGQAFDLDSEWLTVDEEYRAASGEEVAVVETSFGTVLVYE from the coding sequence ATGACAGAACTCCCGGACAGCTACGACCCCGACCGTATCGAACCGAAGTGGCAGGACGAGTGGCAGGACAGCAACGTCTACGAGTACGACCCCGCTGACGCCGACACCAGCTACATCGTCGACACGCCGCCGCCGTACCCGACGGGGAACCTCCACATCGGGAACGCGCTCGGCTGGTGTTACATGGACTTCGTCGCGCGGTTCCACCGCCTCCAGGGCGACGCCGTCCTCTTCCCGCAGGGGTGGGACTGCCACGGCCTCCCGACCGAGGTGAAAGTCGAGGAGAACCACGACATCCACCGCACGGACGTCTCCAGACAGGAGTTCCGCGAGATGTGCATCGAGCACACCGACGAGCAGATCGCCGCGATGAAGGAGACGATGCGCGAACTCGGCTACTCCCAGGACTGGGACGCCGAGTTCCGGACGATGGACCCCGAGTACTGGGGGAAGACCCAGGAGTCGTTCGTCCGGATGGCAGACCAGGAGATGGTCTACCGGGACGAACACCCGGTCAACTGGTGTCCGCGCTGCGAGACCGCCATCGCGGACGCGGAGGTCGAGAACGTCGACCGCGAGGGGACGCTGTACTACGTCACCTTCGACGGCGTCGGCAACGACGACATCGAAATCGCGACCACGCGCCCGGAACTACTCGCGGCCTGTGTCGGCATGGCCGTCAGTCCGGACGACGAACGCTACACCGACCGGGTCGGTGACACCTTCGAGGTGCCGCTGTTCGGCCAGGAGGTCGAACTCGTTGCGGACGCCGACGTCGACCCCGAGTTCGGGACGGGCGCCGTGATGATCTGTACGTTCGGCGACAAGCAGGACGTCGACTGGTGGGCGGAGTACGACCTCGACCTGCGCTCGGTGTTCACCGAGGACGGCCACCTGAACGACCAGGCCGGCGAGTTCGCGGGCCTCGGCATCGACGAGGCGAAAGACGAGATCGCCGACGCCCTCGACGACGAGGGGTACCTCGGCGACTCCGAACCCACCGAGCAGAGCGTCGGCGCGTGCTGGCGCTGCGACACGCCCATCGAGATCCTCTCGAAGGAGCAGTGGTTCGTGGAGGTCGACCAGGACCTCGTCCTGGAGAAGGCCGCGGAGGTCGACTGGATCCCCGACCACATGCACGACCGCCTCGTCGACTGGACGGAGGGCATGGAGTGGGACTGGGTCGTCTCCCGGCAACGCGTGTTCGCCACGCCGATCCCGGCGTGGGAGTGTGCGGACTGCGGCCACTGGCACATCGCCAGCCCGGAGAAGACCCCCGTCGACCCGACCGAGGAGGGGCCAGCCGTCGGCGCCTGTCCCGAGTGTGGTGGGACAGAGTGGACCGGCGAGCGCGACGTGATGGACACGTGGATGGACTCCTCGATCACGCCACTGCACATCTCCGGGTGGCCCGAGGAGATCGACCTCGACGAGTTCGAACCGGTCTCACTGCGCCCGCAGGGCCACGACATCATCCGGACGTGGGCGTTCTACACGCTCCTCCGGACGGGCGCGCTCACCGACGAGAAGCCCTGGGAGGACGCGCTCATCAACGGCATGGTGTTCGGCGCCGACGGGAACAAGATGAGCAAGTCCCGCGGGAACGTCGTCGCGCCCAGCGAGGTCGTCGAGGAGCACTCCGCGGACGCGTTCCGCCAGGCGATGGCGCTGGGCGGCCAGCCCGGCAGCGACGTCCAGTTCCAGTGGAAGGAGGCCAAGTCCGCCTCCCGGTTCCTCACCAAACTGTGGAACATCGTGAAGTTCGCCGAGAGCCACTTCGACGAGGGCACCCCCGACATCGCGGACCCCGCCTACCGCGACGCCGACCGCTGGCTGCTCTCGGAGCTGACGCGCGTGAGCGACGACGTGGAGCGCGAGATGGAGAACTACCGCTTCGACGCCGCGCTCCGCCGCCTCCGGGAGTTCGTCTGGGAGGACCTCGCCGACGACTACGTCGAACTCGTGAAGGGGCGGCTGTACAACGGCCGGCCGGGCGAGCGCGACGCCGCCGAAAAGACCCTCTACACAGCCGTCACCGCAGTCGTGCGGCTGCTCTCGCCGTTCAGCCCCCACGCCACCGAGGAGATCTGGCGGTCCCTCCCCGGGACCGAGGGGAGCGTCCACCAGGCCGACTGGCCGGACGTCGACCTGCTCGACGAGGACGCGGAGGTCGCGGGTCGCCGCATCGCGGAGACCGCCAGCGAGATCCGCGCCTGGAAGTCCGAGCAGGGGATGCCGCTGAACGCCGACCTCGACCGCGTCGAACTGTACTTCGACGGCGACGACAACCACCTCGACACGTACGACCTCAGCGAGACGGTCAACGCCCCCATCAAACTCGCCTCCGGCCGACCGGACATCGAACTCGTCCCCGTCGACGTCGACGGCGACGACTCGAAGATCGGCCCCGAGTTCCGGAGCGACGCGGGCGCCGTGATGGCGGCCCTCGACGCCGCCGACCCCGCGGAGATACAGGCCCAGATCCACTCCGGTGACACCGTCACCGTCGAGTCCGACGGCCAGGCGTTCGACCTGGACAGCGAGTGGCTCACCGTCGACGAGGAGTACCGCGCGGCCTCCGGCGAGGAGGTCGCCGTCGTCGAGACGTCGTTCGGCACCGTCCTCGTCTACGAGTGA
- a CDS encoding ABC transporter substrate-binding protein, whose protein sequence is MRRRRFIKTTGAATVAGLLAGCASPVEGGDGNNSESDSYTVSMTPVGEVTFDGVPETAAVYMPGYADMAVALGHGDAVASVGQKGRFNTNYYDELDGVDVDESGMVDLVESGVTRETLLSLDADVHLIDPNWLLNVFDSVDQDDVDVLEERNGPFFGNTIFRRTDEWHDYDYYTLYGAFEKVSEVFRETERFEAFQSFHDDFVAGLDADLPSEGPRAALVWGGEDEPSSFSPYHLSGQGSNKKPFHDLGVRDALKEAGVGALSTGNRSKVDYETLLDVDPEVLFVRGHEDKTSDEFEDTVVSFMQDHDTASRITAVENGDVFRGGPIYLGPIEHLFVTERFATDLYPDSFEGDLFDRDELASIVTS, encoded by the coding sequence ATGCGACGACGCAGGTTCATCAAGACGACCGGTGCTGCGACGGTCGCCGGACTGCTCGCGGGTTGTGCCAGCCCCGTGGAGGGCGGCGACGGGAACAACTCCGAATCTGACTCCTACACCGTCTCCATGACGCCCGTCGGCGAAGTCACGTTCGACGGCGTCCCGGAGACGGCCGCCGTCTACATGCCCGGCTACGCCGACATGGCTGTCGCGCTCGGCCACGGCGACGCCGTCGCGTCCGTCGGCCAGAAGGGCCGGTTCAACACCAACTACTACGACGAACTCGACGGCGTCGACGTCGACGAGTCTGGGATGGTCGACCTCGTCGAGAGCGGCGTCACCCGCGAGACGCTGCTCTCCCTCGACGCCGACGTCCACCTGATCGACCCGAACTGGCTGCTCAACGTCTTCGACAGCGTCGACCAGGACGACGTCGACGTCCTCGAGGAGCGCAACGGCCCGTTCTTCGGCAACACCATCTTCCGGCGCACCGACGAGTGGCACGACTACGACTACTACACCCTCTACGGCGCCTTCGAGAAGGTCTCCGAGGTCTTCCGAGAGACCGAGCGCTTCGAGGCGTTCCAGTCGTTCCACGACGACTTCGTCGCCGGTCTCGACGCCGACCTCCCGAGCGAGGGGCCCCGCGCCGCGCTCGTCTGGGGCGGGGAGGACGAACCGTCGTCGTTCTCGCCGTACCACCTCAGCGGCCAGGGGTCGAACAAGAAACCGTTCCACGACCTCGGCGTCCGGGACGCCCTGAAGGAGGCCGGCGTGGGCGCGCTCTCGACGGGCAACCGCTCGAAGGTCGACTACGAGACGCTGCTCGACGTCGACCCCGAGGTGCTGTTCGTGCGCGGGCACGAGGACAAGACCAGCGACGAGTTCGAGGACACCGTCGTCTCGTTCATGCAGGACCACGACACCGCCAGCCGCATCACCGCCGTCGAGAACGGCGACGTGTTCCGTGGCGGCCCCATCTACCTCGGCCCCATCGAACACCTCTTCGTCACCGAACGCTTCGCTACCGACCTCTACCCCGACAGCTTCGAGGGCGACCTCTTCGACCGCGATGAACTCGCCAGTATCGTCACCTCGTAA
- a CDS encoding FecCD family ABC transporter permease, translating to MSRRHRLRDTLVPEFDATLASIVVGSVLLVAVASVLQVRYGTYEMPLETAVRALLDRAVWTDLHVLATLVLGEDAARTVGLYSDLRHLTDPTIVVWTVRLPRVVVAAFVGLNLAVSGAVFQAITRNELASPYILGVSSGAGLAVVFTLVFSVGAYLLPLAAVAGGTAAFLLVYAVAWRGGTTPVRLVLAGVVVGTIFNSLQTGLFYFIDSNGVMRLAVAWLAGSLTGVDWTEVRTVAVPTLVVVPAALVSARQLDVLLLGERTARSLGMPVERMRFLLSALAIVAASAAVAVAGLVGFVGLVVPHAVRTLVGSDYRRLMVGCLFAGPALVVVADVVGRLALGGTQVPVGVVTGLIGGPYFLLLLRRTDSFTEF from the coding sequence ATGTCACGACGCCACCGCCTCCGAGACACCCTCGTCCCAGAGTTCGACGCCACGCTCGCCTCGATCGTCGTCGGGAGCGTCCTGCTCGTGGCCGTCGCCAGCGTCCTCCAGGTGCGCTACGGCACCTACGAGATGCCACTCGAGACGGCCGTCCGCGCGCTGCTCGACCGGGCCGTCTGGACGGACCTCCACGTCCTCGCGACGCTGGTGCTCGGCGAGGACGCCGCGCGCACGGTCGGCCTCTACAGCGACCTCCGCCACCTCACCGACCCCACCATCGTCGTCTGGACGGTCCGCCTGCCCCGTGTCGTCGTCGCCGCGTTCGTCGGCCTCAACCTCGCCGTCTCCGGCGCCGTCTTCCAGGCCATCACGCGCAACGAACTCGCCAGCCCGTACATCCTCGGCGTCTCCTCGGGGGCCGGCCTCGCCGTCGTCTTCACGCTCGTCTTCTCCGTCGGCGCGTACCTGCTCCCGCTGGCCGCCGTCGCCGGCGGCACCGCCGCGTTCCTGCTCGTCTACGCCGTCGCGTGGCGCGGCGGCACCACCCCCGTGCGCCTCGTCCTCGCGGGCGTGGTCGTCGGCACCATCTTCAACAGCCTCCAGACCGGGCTGTTCTACTTCATCGACAGCAACGGCGTGATGCGCCTCGCGGTCGCGTGGCTCGCGGGGTCGCTGACCGGGGTCGACTGGACGGAGGTCCGCACCGTCGCCGTCCCCACCCTCGTCGTCGTGCCCGCCGCGCTCGTGAGCGCGCGGCAACTGGACGTCCTCCTGCTCGGCGAGCGCACCGCGCGCTCGCTTGGGATGCCCGTCGAACGGATGCGCTTCCTGCTGTCGGCGCTCGCTATCGTCGCGGCGTCTGCGGCCGTCGCCGTCGCGGGCCTCGTCGGCTTCGTGGGGCTCGTCGTCCCCCACGCCGTGCGCACGCTCGTCGGCAGCGACTACCGGCGGCTGATGGTCGGCTGTCTGTTCGCCGGCCCGGCGCTCGTGGTCGTCGCCGACGTCGTCGGCCGCCTGGCGCTCGGCGGGACGCAGGTCCCGGTCGGCGTCGTCACCGGCCTCATCGGCGGCCCGTACTTCCTGCTGTTGCTGCGGCGCACCGACTCGTTCACGGAGTTCTGA
- a CDS encoding ABC transporter ATP-binding protein — protein MPDIPLVSTGAESTTEFDREEPVDDAALLASEIEFGYGDGTVVDCEDLVVPAGEVTALVGPNGSGKSTLLKGLSAELDPAAGIVLLNGRAVQERSPKELARELGLLDQENDAPGGLTVADLVTHGRYPHRGFLDPITDADRAAIDRAIDLAGVDHLRDTPLSRLSGGQKQLAFVAMTLAQDTDVLLLDEPTTYLDLHHQLRVMEVVRTLNEERDVTVCVVLHDLQQAARFADYLVALHNGSVYDWGPPQDVVTERLLADVFDVDAAVSYDDEPRIVPRRAID, from the coding sequence ATGCCAGACATCCCACTCGTCTCGACCGGCGCGGAATCGACGACCGAATTCGACCGCGAGGAGCCGGTCGACGACGCCGCGCTGCTCGCCTCCGAGATCGAATTCGGCTACGGCGACGGCACCGTCGTCGACTGCGAGGACCTCGTCGTCCCCGCCGGCGAGGTCACCGCGCTCGTCGGACCGAATGGCTCCGGGAAGTCGACGCTGCTGAAGGGGCTCTCCGCGGAACTCGACCCCGCGGCGGGCATCGTCCTGCTGAACGGTCGCGCCGTCCAGGAGCGCTCCCCGAAGGAACTCGCTCGCGAACTCGGCCTCCTCGACCAGGAGAACGACGCGCCCGGCGGTCTCACGGTCGCCGACCTCGTCACGCACGGCCGCTACCCACACCGCGGCTTCCTCGATCCGATCACCGACGCGGACCGGGCGGCAATCGACCGCGCCATCGACCTGGCGGGCGTCGACCACCTCCGCGACACGCCGCTCTCGCGGCTCTCCGGCGGGCAGAAGCAGCTCGCGTTCGTCGCGATGACGCTCGCCCAGGACACCGACGTCCTGCTGCTGGACGAACCCACGACGTACCTCGACCTCCACCACCAGCTCCGCGTGATGGAGGTCGTCCGCACGCTCAACGAGGAACGCGACGTCACGGTCTGTGTGGTCCTCCACGACCTCCAGCAGGCGGCGCGGTTCGCCGACTACCTGGTCGCGCTCCACAACGGCAGCGTCTACGACTGGGGGCCGCCCCAGGACGTCGTCACCGAACGGCTGCTCGCGGACGTCTTCGACGTCGACGCCGCCGTCAGCTACGACGACGAACCGCGCATCGTGCCGCGGCGCGCCATCGACTGA
- a CDS encoding ABC transporter ATP-binding protein, protein MGATEDSVFDQYRDRVERPLGRLFREYGVPEWEYFALGMVANVIARVASLLPPVVLGAAIDSVFTGDSPYDLPLAPAGWFPTTDAAQFELSALLIAGSFVVTAVFTYAYGVAANLFAHRVMHEVRTDSFEKMQNLDMTFFDDKQTGEVMSVLNNDASNLEVFLDNALQNSARLVVMLAGITAILLYENAQLAVVTLTAIPLMVVLTSWFMKRAEPRYERQRAAVGNLNTRLENSLAGVELVKTSAAEEYETERVTDASYRFFQDTMDVLRLSYVYRPGMELLAGISFAVTFGVGGYWLLYGAPAPLTGTLSPGAFVTFIFLTQRFVTPLAEVSNIVDQYENAKASSARVFGLMDVPASVTTAPDATELADVAGRVEYDHVTFGYGDDEDVIRDVSFDADPGDTVALVGPTGAGKSTLCKLLLRMYDVDDGAIRVDGHDVRDVTLDSLREHIGYVSQDTFLFDGTIAENVKYGRFDADRDAVVAAAEAADAHEFIEDLPDGYDTEVGERGVKLSGGQRQRISIARAVLQDPEILVFDEATSDVDTETELRIQESLDELAADRTAVVIAHRLSTVRDADRILVVEGGEVVERGTHDELLDSGGRYADLWGVQAGTLDR, encoded by the coding sequence ATGGGAGCGACGGAGGACAGCGTCTTCGACCAGTACAGGGACCGCGTCGAGCGCCCGCTCGGCAGGCTGTTCCGCGAGTACGGCGTCCCCGAGTGGGAGTACTTCGCGCTCGGGATGGTGGCGAACGTGATCGCGCGGGTCGCCAGCCTCCTGCCGCCGGTCGTGCTCGGCGCCGCCATCGACAGCGTGTTCACCGGGGACTCCCCGTACGACCTGCCGCTCGCGCCCGCGGGCTGGTTCCCGACGACGGACGCCGCGCAGTTCGAACTGTCGGCGTTGCTCATCGCGGGGTCGTTCGTCGTCACCGCCGTCTTCACCTACGCCTACGGCGTCGCCGCGAACCTCTTCGCCCACCGCGTGATGCACGAGGTGCGCACCGACTCCTTCGAGAAGATGCAGAACCTCGACATGACGTTCTTCGACGACAAGCAGACCGGCGAGGTGATGTCGGTGTTGAACAACGACGCCTCCAACCTCGAGGTGTTCCTCGACAACGCGCTCCAGAACTCCGCGCGCCTCGTCGTGATGCTCGCTGGCATCACCGCCATCCTGCTGTACGAGAACGCACAGCTGGCGGTCGTCACGCTCACCGCCATCCCGCTGATGGTCGTGCTCACGTCGTGGTTCATGAAGCGCGCCGAACCCCGGTACGAGCGCCAGCGCGCCGCCGTCGGCAACCTCAACACGCGCCTGGAGAACAGCCTCGCGGGCGTCGAACTCGTGAAGACCAGCGCCGCCGAGGAGTACGAGACAGAGCGCGTCACGGACGCCTCCTACCGGTTCTTCCAGGACACGATGGACGTCCTCCGGTTGAGCTACGTCTACCGCCCGGGGATGGAACTCCTGGCCGGTATCTCCTTCGCGGTGACGTTCGGCGTCGGCGGTTACTGGCTGCTGTACGGCGCGCCCGCCCCGCTCACCGGGACGCTCTCGCCGGGCGCGTTCGTCACGTTCATCTTCCTCACGCAGCGGTTCGTCACGCCGCTCGCGGAGGTGTCGAACATCGTCGACCAGTACGAGAACGCGAAGGCCTCCTCGGCCCGCGTCTTCGGCCTGATGGACGTGCCCGCGAGCGTCACCACCGCACCCGACGCCACCGAACTCGCGGACGTCGCGGGCCGCGTCGAGTACGACCACGTCACCTTCGGCTACGGGGACGACGAGGACGTGATCCGGGACGTCTCCTTCGACGCCGACCCCGGGGACACCGTCGCGCTCGTCGGCCCGACGGGTGCCGGGAAGTCGACGCTCTGCAAACTCCTGCTCCGGATGTACGACGTGGACGACGGCGCGATTCGCGTCGACGGCCACGACGTCCGCGACGTCACGCTCGACAGCCTCCGCGAGCACATCGGCTACGTCAGCCAGGACACGTTCCTCTTCGACGGCACCATCGCGGAGAACGTGAAGTACGGCCGCTTCGACGCCGACCGGGACGCGGTCGTCGCGGCCGCGGAGGCCGCCGACGCCCACGAGTTCATCGAGGACCTCCCGGACGGCTACGACACCGAGGTGGGTGAACGCGGCGTCAAACTCTCGGGCGGCCAGCGCCAGCGAATCTCCATCGCCCGCGCGGTGCTCCAGGACCCCGAGATCCTGGTCTTCGACGAGGCCACCAGCGACGTCGACACGGAGACCGAACTGCGCATCCAGGAGAGCCTCGACGAACTCGCCGCCGACCGCACCGCCGTCGTCATCGCCCACCGACTCTCCACGGTCCGGGACGCCGACCGCATCCTCGTCGTCGAAGGTGGGGAAGTCGTCGAACGGGGCACCCACGACGAACTGCTCGATTCGGGCGGTCGCTACGCCGACCTGTGGGGCGTGCAGGCAGGCACACTCGACCGCTGA
- a CDS encoding cold-shock protein, protein MAEGKVDFFNDTGGYGFISTDDDDVDDDEDVFFHMEDVGGPDLEEGQEVEFDIESSPKGPRATNLVRN, encoded by the coding sequence ATGGCAGAAGGCAAGGTTGACTTCTTCAACGACACTGGCGGCTACGGTTTCATTTCGACTGACGACGACGACGTCGACGACGACGAAGACGTGTTCTTCCACATGGAGGACGTTGGCGGTCCGGACCTCGAAGAGGGTCAGGAGGTCGAGTTCGACATCGAATCGTCCCCGAAGGGACCGCGCGCGACGAACCTCGTTCGTAACTAA